In Prionailurus viverrinus isolate Anna chromosome D1, UM_Priviv_1.0, whole genome shotgun sequence, the DNA window CATGACATGCTAGAAGAAGGTTTCATTGTGATAGGATGTGAAAGCGTCTTCAGGAGGGAAACCATGCCTGCAGAGCATGGGAGGAGCTTGGAGGTGGCCACGCCCCTCCACTCACCAAGAAAAGGCTCAACTGAAAAAACCAGCAGCCCTTGACCAGCAGATCCACCAAAGAACCCAGGTCACAGGGCATCCTGCTGCATgcccccccacgccccgccctgtgttggagagacagaggggcagagacagagaatcacaacttacaGAAACAGAGGGTAAGTAAGCCAACCTCAGTGCAGACATGCCCGAGAGCTAACATCTCCAGGGGGACACACTCCAAAACTCCCCTCACGCTTTGGGCCAGAGGGAGCATGGAAGGAGACAGGTAGAATTATGCCAGAGCACGTCCCCACCTTCGTGAGGTCTGCCCTCAGGACACATGGTTTGACCAAGCCCAACGTTGCTGGGGTTTTATCAGAGCCCAGTGACCTGGAGGGGAGGAAATACTCAGCTCCAGTCCCACGCTGATTCATGACCACCTGGCGGCAGGGTGGCAGCCCGGCTGGCGGCGGGGGCGTGGTGGGGACCGACTGAGGCCGCCTAGTAAAGGTTGCAGGCCAGGTCACTAAAAGACGAAGAacatcccctcacccccagcccttaTTAACACACCCCTCCAGGCCTAGGTACCACCATTCCTCTTCCCCGGTGCATCACGTCCCGCTTTCGACATCAAagtacaaggcatactaaaagacAAAGAGCTCAGCTGGGAGACACAGAGCGGGCATCACAGCCGGACCCGGGCACGGCAGGGACTTTGAAATGATCAGACgaggaagttaaaataaatatgattgaCACGCTGAGCCTCTCAGGACACCTCCGAGAGGAAACGGGTGACGGAAGCAGCGACAGGAAGTCCTACCAAAGATTCCCAGAAAGGGCTAGAGATCAAAGGCACTGTGACAAAGGCGAAGAAAGGCTTTGATGGACCCATCAGCTGACCGGACACGGTGTGCACGCACTCCGTGAACTCAGGCAGGTCAATGGAAACTTCCCAAGCCGGAAGGACAGAAAAATgccgggggtggggacgggggtggggggggggggcgggacaaggtggggaaggaaaggaacacgCCCAACCGAGACCtagacacaaaaaatagaaaccaaagcTATCGACTTTGCACGTGTGGTTTAAAATTGGAAGGGAATTTGTCAAACTAATAAAGGCGGTGGCATAGATAGTTAAGCCTAAGAGCCTGCAGGGCATTTCTCTTCGCGTTGCTCAGACTTGAGCCCTGCGTCCCTTTGGCAGGGAGCCTTAGCTTTGTCGTATTCGTTTGATTTTATCTTTCCGAAGAGGGGGCTATCAGCCTCCACAAGACACATTTATGCCACGTAGGTGTAAGTCGCCCTTGGAACGATGTACAGCCAAGTGTTTTCAACTGTCACGCGAGCAAATGGAATATTGATATCAAACCCGCAAGCCATCCAAATCTTCCGGGGCAGAAACCATTGTTCTCACGCGTGGTTCCCTGGTCCACGCGTTGAGGGCTGTCATGGCGGGCGAGGCCAGGGCGAGCCACCAGACCCCAAGGAGACAGGCTAGGAACGGTGGGTTGCGCTACACTCCTGAGGGACTCTACGGAGAGCATCGGCGTCAAGGACCTGAAAGACGCACGGCCGGTGATTCCTACCACATCCTCCTCACTCTTTTCCCTGCTGACCCGCTAGCAAAATGGTTCTTCTCTCCAGTCGCCGGGACCTCATGCGCCGCTGGCCTGAAGCTCTTGGTTGCGGAGGGAGAAAGGCTTCCAGCACGGACACACAACCATTCCGCTGGACTGGAGTGGAGGCGGCCACCCGGCCACTTTGGGCTCCTCGTGCCTCGGGGTCTACAGGCAAACAAGGGGCGTCGTACTGATAGCACGGATGGATCCTGATGCCCACAGTGCAATCGGGCGGCTCCGCTCCATAGAAGGAAGGCAGGGCACCTCGGGAGCACAGGAGCTGGCTCGAGGCATCTCTCAGCACCACCCTGCCCCGCGATTTCAGTCAAAGCAGAACTCCCACGAGGCCATTCAAGGAGGACCCTGAGTAGCCCGGGCTCCGCCATCAGGGTCCCAGCCCAGAACCGTGGGCGCCACCTGCTCCCAATGCCCATAAGCACCTCCTGCCCGGAGATGGACAGGAAGggccctgcccactgcccaccgCCACGGTGGCTTTCTGCTTCCCACACTCTCCACACCCTGAGCCCACCGGTCATGTGCTCTTTGGAATCATGCCAAGACTGTTGAGGGTCTCGAATCGGGTCAGGGTGGGACCACCAGGGCTCCGAGGCGCTGCTTCCGTCTCCCTGCAAACTCTGAAACACAAGCCCGTCAGGTGATGCAAGTCGGGCGctggggaaaaggcaaaacccACCAAAGACGTTCTGGTCAATACAATCACATGGTCATgatgaaattctgaaaaatactCATCCTTTGTCCGCTGCAAAGTGGCACAAACAGGAACCAGGAAGTGACAGTGTGTCAGCCTCTCACCTGACCCTGGCAGGTATATACAGGGCCCCCGGCCCAGGAGGCTCCACACCTGAACACCTCCCCTCTGCACCTGCATCTCTGACCGACTCCGCCCAAAACCCACCAGAAACATGGGCTGCTGTGGCTGTTCTGgaggctgtggctccagctgtggGGGCTGCGGCTCCAGCTGTGGGGGCTGCGGCTCCAGCTGTGGGGGCTGCGGCTCCAGCTGCTGTGTGCCCGTGTGCTgctgcaagcccgtgtgctgctgcaagcccgtgtgctgctgtgtgccagcctgTGCCTGTTCCAGCGGCGGCtcgtgtgggggctccaagggaggctgtggctcctgtgggggctccaaggggggctgtggctcctgtgggggctccaaggggggctgtggctcctgtgggggctccaaggggggctgtggctcctgtggctcctgtggctgctgccagtccagctgctgcaagccctgctgctgccagtccagctgctgccagtccagctgctgcaagccctgctgctgccagtccagctgctgcaagccctgctgctgccagtcctgctgctgcaagccctgctgctgccagtcctgctgctgcaagccctgctgctgctCTTCCGGCTGTGGGTCCTCCTGCAGCCAATCCAGCTGCTGTGTCCCCGTTTGCTGCCAGTGCAAGGTCTGAGGCTCTGGCTGATGGCCTCAGGGAACTCCGAAAGACCTGTGCTTGCCCTCAAGTGACTATAGGTACATCCTggttacacccccccccccaaaaaaaaacacacacacacaaagcccgCCCCccaaacacttcctctccacttGCTGGATCCCTCCAGTGTCTTGGCTTAGACTTTGCCCCCAGCCCTTGTGGCAAAGCAATGGACTAGTCCCATACACATTCCCTACAAAGGCAATCCCATCCTGCAGGCCCTTTGGCCTCTCCTACTGCCATGCCTTCATGCCTGAGCCACACTACCTGGAAAAGGCCCACAGGGCCAGCACGGGGCCCAGATCCCCCTCTCTCATCATTCTCTGTGTCAAAGCACCACATCCTTGCTCTCCTCTGCTTGCCAGGAGCTTGATGGCATTGGCATCGCAATGTCTCCTGGAAGCTGCCTCACTAACACAGGTGTGTTAAGATCCAATGGGTCTTGGTGCACCACCCCCATGAGTGGTAAATAAACTCTCCCCCCATAAGTCTTGGTCTTCGTGTGGCGGTTTCCTTCCATCCGCGGTCTCACTTGCAAAACACACCGTGTGTCCCTCATCTCACTTCTCAAGGCACCACTGCTCCCCACATCTTCACTGCTGTCACTCCACTGTTGGCTCACTGCTCACTGCACATACGTTTGTGGAATTAAATCAGGAACGACTCACTACACGCATGGAGGAATGAGTCAATAAGTCAGGAAGAGACGACTGAATGTAAAAGAGGCGTTCTTATCAGGCTTAAGGGAGCCCAGACTGCTGAGCCTCCATGGGATTCAGACTTTGTTGGAATCGTGGAGGCTGCTCCTTCCCCATGCCAGGATCTGCTTCGCAAGGCATCCCATGAGTGGTGTCTGCGCCCATCCAGGCCGCAGAGCAGGAGCCAAGCCTAGAGAGAGGGCAGTGACTTCAAAATGGGCTGTGTTCCTCAGGTGTTCCGGATGACAAAAGGAGAAACGGTGCCGTTTTCAGACACCAGAGGCAGGGTGTCTCGGCACAGACTGACGAGCACTCTTTACATCTCTGGGCTCACGGTTCCACACAGGATGGAACAGAAGGCGACGTCCTCAACCCGATCAAAGGATCTACCAAACAGCCACAGCTGCCACCACACGTCCCACTGAAAGCCTGGAATTTCCTTTGAAGGTCAGGGACAGGAAAGGATGTCCACATTCACCACATCTACTCAACATTGCACTCAAGGTCTACCCAGGGTAATAAGGCAAGACAAGGACGTAAAAGGCATCCATGTGGGAAACGAAGAAGGAAAAGTATGTCTCTTCACAGAACACATAATCTTGCACAAACGAAAGAACCTAAGacgtgcacgcacacgcgcgcgtgcgcacacacacacacgcaaaccaCAATCATAAATCAACTCAGTGGGTTGCACGATCCGTCCGCAATATACAACAATCAGCTGTATTTCTAGACACGAGCAAGGAAGAATCATCATTGAAATTCAGAAACAATGTcctcaaaaagaacaaatacttaagaatatacttgaaggggcacctggggggctcagtcagtctagcgtcccactcttgatttttgctcaagcTGTGACGCTCAAGTTGTGAGTTGGATCCTCCAGtcgggatccatgctgacagtatcGAGCCTGCAtgcgattttctctctctctccatctccctccctccctcttcctctctctccctctctctctctctctctctctctgtctgtctgtctcactcaaaataatttaataattacactttaagaaaaaagaatgaacggAACAAAAAATGTGCAAGACTGACATCCTGAAGACTGCAAAACAGCACTGAAAGAAGGTACAGAAGAGTACATTAAATACAAAGGCATCCAacgttcatggatcagaagacagAATATGGTGAAAATGACAACACTGCAAAACATGATCTGCAGATTGAATGCAACCCCTCTCAAAATCCAATGTTGCTTTTCGCAGAAATTGACCATCTGACCCTAACTTTCCTATGACGATGAATGCGGAAATGAATGGAAGGGATGTCGGGTAACGAAAACAAGCTTGCCAAAGAAACTCAACGGTGGGGGACTCACACATCCCAATGGCAATGGGTGCTGCACGCCTACAGCGATGGAAGCACTGTGGTGCTGCCAGAAGGATAGACTCACAGATCAGTGCCATAGAATGGACAGTATGAAGAGGAGCCCTTGAACTTATGTTCCACTGACTTTCACCCAGAGTGCCAAAACAATCAGTGCAGGAGTCTTTTCCATAACGAGTGCTGACACACCTAGAAATccactttcaaaagaatgaagttgcatCTTTACATCCCATCGTATAAGAAAActacatcaacaacaacaacaacaaacaacaagaacaacacatacaacaacaagaacaacaaaattcCTTCTATCTAGATCAAGCATTTTAGCATAAAATTTAAAACGACGCACTATCAAACTCTCAGGAGACATCCTGGGTTACGTCTTTGAGACCTTGTCTCGGCAATGGCTCTGAGATAcgacagagaaagcacaggaagaaaaactcaggaaaatTGGGTGCCATCAAAATGTAACACTGTTACATAGGCAAAACTCTCACTCCTCGAAATCAACCAGTCAATCCAGCAACCAATCAATGAATAAGATTGAaccccccccccgcacacacacacacacacacacacacacacacacacacacaaaagaaaaaacaactgagCACTGGATCTGGATAGACATTGGTCCAAGAAGGTACACGGTTGGCGAATAAGCcaatgagaagatgctcaacgttattaggaatcagggaaatgcagatgagAACCACAAGGCGATCCCCGTGCCTAGGATGGCTAGGAtccaaaagacagacaataagacGTGCTGGGGAAGGTGTGGAGAAACCAGAGCCCCGCGCGTTGCCGATGGGACTCAAATGGAGGCAACTGCTTTGCAAAAGAGGTTGACAGCTCCCCACGTGTTAAGTAGAGATTCCATGCCACTCAGAAATTGCACTGCTAGATATACGCCCAAGAGAAGAGAGAACGTACAGCATGCAAAAATTCGTGTGCTAAGTCACGTAGTAGCATTCTTCACAAAGGCCGCCACGGGGAAATAACCAAATGCCCGTCAACTGATGCGTGGGTAAACAAACTGGTCTATCCACGGGATGAGATCTTACTTAGCTCGTTTTCAAAGGGTATAAAGCTCTGATACATGCTaaccaaacaaagaaacaaacaaaaacgttgaaaacggtatgctaagtgaaaggagtcacacgcaaaaggccacatactataCGACCCCATTTCTCTGACAGTGTCCACAAAGCCATCTACACTAGCAATGAAGAATCATTCTAGATCAGTATgttctgggggctgggtgggaaggGACGAATGGATACCACGTGCTCGCGTTATGGAGTTGTGTTTGGGGGGCCATGAACATGTTCTGGAACGAGTCAGAAGTGATGCTTGTATCACTTTGCAAATCGACCAAACACCACTCAATTGCACACGTCAAAGGCTGAATTTTATCACATACGGAGTAGGTCTCCATTCTCAAATTCATGTGACGTGACGTTGTTTTGGCATCCTCTTCTATGGGGAAGAAACTCGTCCACGGTTAAGAATCTTCCCAAACCACCTTGGGATTTCCATCGAAGGTGCGCCTTTTAGTCATGGACTGCAGATGCCCATTTCAAGGCAAACGTCATGAACCACCCTAAGGAATATTCAAGACGGCACCAAAGTATTTCCCAGAAGCTGACATGTAATATATTCTACGGCTGTATTTCTTTGGTCCGTGGACATGACATGCTAGAAGAAGGTTTCATTGTGATAGGATGTGAAAGCGTCTTCAGGAGGGAAACCATGCCTGCAGAGCATGGGAGGAGCTTGGAGGTGGCCACGCCCCTCCACTCACCAAGAAAAGGCTCAACTGAAAAAACCAGCAGCCCTTGACCAGCAGATCCACCAAAGAACCCAGGTCACAGGGCATCCTGCTGCATGCCCCCCCTACGCCCCGCCCTGtgttggagagacagaggggcagagacagagaatcacaacttacaGAAACAGAGGGTAAGTAAGCCAACCTCAGTGCAGACATGCCCGAGAGCTAACATCTCCAGGGGGACACACTCCAAAACTCCCCTCACGCTTTGGGCCAGAGGGAGCATGGAAGGAGACAGGTAGAATTATGCCAGAGCACGTCCCCACCTTCGTGAGGTCTGCCCTCAGGACACATGGTTTGACCAAGCCCAACGTTGCTGGGGTTTTATCAGAGCCCAGTGACCTGGAGGGGAGGAAATACTCAGCTCCAGTCCCACGCTGATTCATGACCACCTGGCGGCAGGGTGGCAGCCCGGCTGGCGGCGGGGGCGTGGTGGGGACCGACTGAGGCCGCCTAGTAAAGGTTGCAGGCCAGGTCACTAAAAGACGAAGAacatcccctcacccccagcccttaTTAACACACCCCACCAGGCCTAGGTACCACCATTCCTCTTCCCCGGTGCATCACGTCCCGCTTTCGACATCAAagtacaaggcatactaaaagacAAAGAGCTCAGCTGGGAGACACAGAGCGGGCATCACAGCCGGACCCGGGCACGGCAGGGACTTTGAAATGATCAGACgaggaagttaaaataaatatgattgaCACGCTGAGCCTCTCAGGACACCTCCGAGAGGAAACGGGTGACGGAAGCAGCGACAGGAAGTCCTACCAAAGATTCCCAGAAAGGGCTAGAGATCAAAGGCACTGTGACAAAGGCGAAGAAAGGCTTTGATGGACCCATCAGCTGACCGGACACGGTGTGCACGCACTCCGTGAACTCAGGCAGGTCAATGGAAACTTCCCAAGCCGGAAGGACAGAAAAATgccgggggtggggacggggggggggggggggcgggacaaggtggggaaggaaaggaacacgCCCAACCGAGACCtagacacaaaaaatagaaaccaaagcTATCGACTTTGCACGTGTGGTTTAAAATTGGAAGGGAATTTGTCAAACTAATAAAGGCGGTGGCATAGATAGTTAAGCCTAAGAGCCTGCAGGGCATTTCTCTTCGCGTTGCTCAGACTTGAGCCCTGCGTCCCTTTGGCAGGGAGCCTTAGCTTTGTCGTATTCGTTTGATTTTATCTTTCCGAAGAGGGGGCTATCAGCCTCCACAAGACACATTTATGCCACGTAGGTGTAAGTCGCCCTTGGAACGATGTACAGCCAAGTGTTTTCAACTGTCACGCGAGCAAATGGAATATTGATATCAAACCCGCAAGCCATCCAAATCTTCCGGGGCAGAAACCATTGTTCTCACGCGTGGTTCCCTGGTCCACGCGTTGAGGGCTGTCATGGCGGGCGAGGCCAGGGCGAGCCACCAGACCCCAAGGAGACAGGCTAGGAACGGTGGGTTGCGCTACACTCCTGAGGGACTCTACGGAGAGCATCGGCGTCAAGGACCTGAAAGACGCACGGCCGGTGATTCCTACCACATCCTCCTCACTCTTTTCCCTGCTGACCCGCTAGCAAAATGGTTCTTCTCTCCAGTCGCCGGGACCTCATGCGCCGCTGGCCTGAAGCTCTTGGTTGCGGAGGGAGAAAGGCTTCCAGCACGGACACACAACCATTCCGCTGGACTGGAGTGGAGGCGGCCACCCGGCCACTTTGGGCTCCTCGTGCCTCGGGGTCTACAGGCAAACAAGGGGCGTCGTACTGATAGCACGGATGGATCCTGATGCCCACAGTGCAATCGGGCGGCTCCGCTCCATAGAAGGAAGGCAGGGCACCTCGGGAGCACAGGAGCTGGCTCGAGGCATCTCTCAGCACCACCCTGCCCCGCGATTTCAGTCAAAGCAGAACTCCCACGAGGCCATTCAAGGAGGACCCTGAGTAGCCCGGGCTCCGCCATCAGGGTCCCAGCCCAGAACCGTGGGCGCCACCTGCTCCCAATGCCCATAAGCACCTCCTGCCCGGAGATGGACAGGAAGggccctgcccactgcccaccgCCACGGTGGCTTTCTGCTTCCCACACTCTCCACACCCTGAGCCCACCGGTCATGTGCTCTTTGGAATCATGCCAAGACTGTTGAGGGTCTCGAATCGGGTCAGGGTGGGACCACCAGGGCTCCGAGGCGCTGCTTCCGTCTCCCTGCAAACTCTGAAACACAAGCCCGTCAGGTGATGCAAGTCGGGCGctggggaaaaggcaaaacccACCAAAGACGTTCTGGTCAATACAATCACATGGTCATgatgaaattctgaaaaatactCATCCTTTGTCCGCTGCAAAGTGGCACAAACAGGAACCAGGAAGTGACAGTGTGTCAGCCTCTCACCTGACCCTGGCAGGTATATACAGGGCCCCCGGCCCAGGAGGCTCCACACCTGAACACCTCCCCTCTGCACCTGCATCTCTGACCGACTCCGCCCAAAACCCACCAGAAACATGGGCTGCTGTGGCTGTTCTGgaggctgtggctccagctgtggGGGCTGCGGCTCCAGCTGTGGGGGCTGCGGCTCCAGCTGTGGGGGCTGCGGCTCCAGCTGTGGGGGCTGCAGCTCCAGCTGTGGGGGCTGCGGCTCCAGCTGCTGTGTGCCCGTGTGCTgctgcaagcccgtgtgctgctgcaagcccgtgtgctgctgtgtgccagcctgTGCCTGTTCCAGCGGCGGCtcgtgtgggggctccaagggaggctgtggctcctgtgggggctccaaggggggctgtggctcctgtgggggctccaaggggggctgtggctcctgtgggggctccaaggggggctgtggctcctgtgggggctccaaggggggctgtggctcctgtggctcctgtggctgctgccagtccagctgctgcaagccctgctgctgccagtccagctgctgccagtccagctgctgcaagccctgctgctgccagtccagctgctgcaagccctgctgctgccagtccagctgctgcaagccctgctgctgccagtcctgctgctgcaagccctgctgctgctCTTCCGGCTGTGGGTCCTCCTGCAGCCAATCCAGCTGCTGTGTCCCCGTTTGCTGCCAGTGCAAGGTCTGAGGCTCTGGCTGATGGCCTCAGGGAACTCCGAAAGACCTGTGCTTGCCCTCAAGTGACTATAGGTACATCCTggttacacccccccccccaaaaaaacacacacacacacaaagcccgCCCCccaaacacttcctctccacttGCTGGATCCCTCCAGTGTCTTGGCTTAGACTTTGCCCCCAGCCCTTGTGGCAAAGCAATGGACTAGTCCCATACACATTCCCTACAAAGGCGATCCCATCCTGCAGGCCCTTTGGCCTCTCCTACTGCCATGCCTTCATGCCTGAGCCACACTACCTGGAAAAGGCCCACAGGGCCAGCACGGGGCCCAGATCCCCCTCTCTCATCATTCTCTGTGTCAAAGCACCACATCCTTGCTCTCCTCTGCTTGCCAGGAGCTTGATGGCATTGGCATCGCAATGTCTCCTGGAAGCTGCCTCACTAACACAGGTGTGTTAAGATCCAATGGGTCTTGGTGCACCACCCCCATGAGTGGTAAATAAACTCTCCCCCCATAAGTCTTGGTCTTCGTGTGGCGGTTTCCTTCCATCCGCGGTCTCACTTGCAAAACACACCGTGTGTCCCTCATCTCACTTCTCAAGGCACCACTGCTCCCCACATCTTCACTGCTGTCACTCCACTGTTGGCTCACTGCTCACTGCACATACGTTTGTGGAATTAAATCAGGAACGACTCACTACACGCATGGAGGAATGAGTCAATAAGTCAGGAAGAGACGACTGAATGTAAAAGAGGCGTTCTTATCAGGCTTAAGGGAGCCCAGACTGCTGAGCCTCCATGGGATTCAGACTTTGTTGGAATCGTGGAGGCTGCTCCTTCCCCATGCCAGGATCTGCTTCGCAAGGCATCCCATGAGTGGTGTCTGCGCCCATCCAGGCCGCAGAGCAGGAGCCAAGCCTAGAGAGAGGGCAGTGACTTCAAAATGGGCTGTGTTCCTCAGGTGTTCCGGATGACAAAAGGAGAAACGGTGCCGTTTTCAGACACCAGAGGCAGGGTGTCTCGGCACAGACTGACGAGCACTCTTTACATCTCTGGGCTCACGGTTCCACACAGGATGGAACAGAAGGCGACGTCCTCGACCCGATCAAAGGATCTACCAAACAGCCACAGCTGCCACCACACGTCCCACTGAAAGCCTGGAATTTCCTTTGAAGGTCAGGGACAGGAAAGGATGTCCACATTCACCACATCTACTCAACATTGCACTCAAGGTCTACCCAGGGTAATAAGGCAAGACAAGGACGTAAAAGGCATCCATGTGGGAAACGAAGAAGGAAAAGTATGTCTCTTCACAGAACACATAATCTTGCACAAACGAAAGAACCTAAGacgtgcacgcacacgcgcgcgtgcgcacacacacacacacacacacacacacgcaaaccaCAATCATAAATCAACTCAGTGGGTTGCATGATCCGTCCACAATATACAACAATCAGCTGTATTTCTAGACACGAGCAAGGAAGAATCATCATTGAAATTCAGAAACAATGTcctcaaaaagaacaaatacttaagaatatacttgaaggggcacctggggggctcagtcagtctggcgtcccactcttgatttttgctcaagcTGTGACGCTCAAGTTGTGAGTTGGATCCTCCAGtcgggatccatgctgacagtatcGAGCCTGcatgcgattctctctctctctccatctccctccctccctcttcctctctctccctctctctctctctctctctctgtctgtctcactcaaaataatttaataattacactttaagaaaaaagaacgaACGGAACAAAAAATGTGCAAGACTGACATCCTGAAGACTGCAAAACAGCACTGAAAGAAGGTACAGAAGAGTACATTAAATACAAAGGCATCCAacgttcatggatcagaagacagAATATGGTGAAAATGACAACACTGCAAAACATGATCTGCAGATTGAATGCAACCCCTCTCAAAATCCAATGTTGCTTTTCGCAGAAATTGACCATCTGACCCTAACTTTCCTATGACGATGAATGCGGAAATGAATGGAAGGGATGTCGGGTAACGAAAACAAGCTTGCCAAAGAAACTCAACGGTGGGGGACTCACACATCCCAATGGCAATGGGTGCTGCACGCCTACAGCGATGGAAGCACTGTGGTGCTGCCAGAAGGATAGACTCACAGATCAGTGCCATAGAATGGACAGTATGAAGAGGAGCCCTTGAACTTATGTTCCACTGACTTTCACCCAGAGTGCCAAAACAATCAGTGCAGGAGTCTTTTCCATAACGAGTGCTGACACACCTAGAAATccactttcaaaagaatgaagttgcatCTTTACATCCCATCGTATAAGAAAAccacatcaacaacaacaacaacaaacaacaagaacaacacatacaacaacaagaacaacaaaattcCTTCTATCTAGATCAAGCATTTTAGCATAAAAGTTAAAACGACGCACTATCAAACTCTCAGGAGACATCCTGGGTTACGTCTTTGAGACCTTGTCTCGGCAATGGCTCTGAGATAcgacagagaaagcacaggaagaaaaactcaggaaaatTGGGTGCCATCAAAATGTAACACTGTTACATAGGCAAAACTCTCACTCCTCGAAATCAACCAGTCAATCCAGCAACCAATCAATGAATAAGATTGAaccccccccccgcacacacacacacacacacacacacacacacacaaaagaaaaaacaactgagCACTGGATCTGGATAGACATTGGTCCAAGAAGGTACACGGTTGGCGAATAAGCcaatgagaagatgctcaacgttattaggaatcagggaaatgcagatgagAACCACAAGGCGATCCCCGTGCCTAGGATGGCTAGGAtccaaaagacagacaataagacGTGCTGGGGAAGGTGTGGAGAAACCAGAGCCCCGCGCGTTGCCGATGGGACTCAAATGGAGGCAACTGCTTTGCAAAAGAGGTTGACAGCTCCCCACGTGTTAAGTAGAGATTCCATGCCACTCAGAAATTGCACTGCTAGATATACGCCCAAGAGAAGAGAGAACGTACAGCATGCAAAAATTCGTGTGCTAAGTCACGTAGTAGCATTCTTCACAAAGGCCGCCACGGGGAAATAACCAAATGCCCGTCAACTGATGCGTGGGTAAACAAACTGGTCTATCCACGGGATGAGATCTTACTTAGCTCGTTTTCAAAGGGTATAAAGCTCTGATACATGCTaaccaaacaaagaaacaaacaaaaacgttgaaaacggtatgctaagtgaaaggagtcacacgcaaaaggc includes these proteins:
- the LOC125146836 gene encoding keratin-associated protein 5-10-like — protein: MGCCGCSGGCGSSCGGCGSSCGGCGSSCGGCGSSCGGCSSSCGGCGSSCCVPVCCCKPVCCCKPVCCCVPACACSSGGSCGGSKGGCGSCGGSKGGCGSCGGSKGGCGSCGGSKGGCGSCGGSKGGCGSCGSCGCCQSSCCKPCCCQSSCCQSSCCKPCCCQSSCCKPCCCQSSCCKPCCCQSCCCKPCCCSSGCGSSCSQSSCCVPVCCQCKV
- the LOC125146617 gene encoding keratin-associated protein 5-7-like codes for the protein MGCCGCSGGCGSSCGGCGSSCGGCGSSCGGCGSSCCVPVCCCKPVCCCKPVCCCVPACACSSGGSCGGSKGGCGSCGGSKGGCGSCGGSKGGCGSCGGSKGGCGSCGSCGCCQSSCCKPCCCQSSCCQSSCCKPCCCQSSCCKPCCCQSCCCKPCCCQSCCCKPCCCSSGCGSSCSQSSCCVPVCCQCKV